The Scleropages formosus chromosome 11, fSclFor1.1, whole genome shotgun sequence genome window below encodes:
- the LOC108940907 gene encoding brain-derived neurotrophic factor-like — MTILFLTMVISSFSCMKATPMRDATGMRGHRADGYLGATAPQGPGGLDTAGMAPLRGSPSLTDTFEQVIEELLEVEGEAKLASGGSSQEGRGKAAMEPEDGDPYSSRVMISNQVPLEPPLLFLLEEYKDYLDAANMSMRVRRHSDPARRGELSVCDSISQWVTAVDKKTAIDMSGQTVTVLEKVPVPNGHLKQYFYETKCSPMGYTKDGCRGIDKRHYNSQCRTTQSYVRALTMDSKKKIGWRFIRIDTSCVCTLTIKRGR, encoded by the coding sequence ATGACCATCCTGTTCCTTACTATGGTTATTTCATCCTTCAGCTGCATGAAAGCCACCCCCATGAGAGATGCCACAGGAATGCGGGGGCATAGGGCAGACGGCTACCTGGGAGCCACAGCACCGCAGGGGCCGGGGGGTCTGGACACTGCAGGCATGGCCCCGCTTAGGGGGTCACCATCGCTCACGGACACGTTTGAGCAAGTGATTGAGGAGCTCCTGGAGGTCGAGGGGGAAGCAAAGCTGGCCAGCGGTGGATCTTCCCAAGAAGGGCGAGGGAAGGCCGCAATGGAGCCCGAGGACGGCGACCCGTACTCCTCACGGGTCATGATCAGCAACCAAGTGCCTTTGGAGCCGccactcctcttcctcctggagGAATACAAAGACTACCTTGATGCCGCCAACATGTCCATGAGGGTCCGGCGGCACTCGGACCCGGCGCGGCGTGGGGAACTGAGCGTCTGTGACAGTATTAGCCAGTGGGTGACCGCCGTCGACAAAAAGACCGCCATAGACATGTCTGGCCAGACGGTCACGGTCCTGGAGAAAGTTCCCGTGCCCAATGGCCATCTGAAGCAATACTTTTATGAGACCAAATGCAGCCCCATGGGATACACAAAGGACGGCTGCCGGGGGATTGACAAGAGGCACTACAACTCGCAGTGTCGGACAACCCAGTCATATGTGCGCGCGCTTACGATggatagcaaaaaaaaaatcgggtGGCGATTTATAAGGATAGACACTTCCTGTGTATGCACATTGACCATAAAGAGGGGGAGatag